One Parageobacillus sp. KH3-4 genomic region harbors:
- a CDS encoding ATP-dependent DNA helicase encodes MSRERYPFTLEKNENFFDKLGEWIGDVFYDILPEAGFELRDEQIYMAFQLERAFREKKVMFAEAGVGTGKTIVYLLYAICYARYTGKPAIIACADETLIEQLVKKEGDIAKLSNVLGLQIDVRLAKSPDQYLCLNKLDEIVMYDDKDIELYEQIYDELPAFVHDNKPLQAFYHYGDRKEYAHLSDEQWQKIAWDPFQDCFTCEKRHRCGQTLSREYYRKATDLIVCSHDFYMEHVWTYEARKREGQLPLLPEASCVVFDEGHLLEFAAQKALTYRMKETTLETLLTRLLENDIREELAYLIEETLQVSVRFFDELKTCSKEVAGSNRQEISFSPKLLRLAKQLHAKIVEIGNELVFESETYTIDHYQLNIVDEYLDQIEYSLDLFMNNADAITWLESSRQETTLVVMPRTVQEVLREKVFSKRIPFIFSSATLSNRKSFQYIAESLGIDEYLSFSVESPFDYDNQMTIFMPTFANDENLFSQKYEYALRKIRETEGRALILFPSRQELQQFKELASGEKQFTFLFEGDKEISELVATFQANEETILCSEHLWEGLDIPGPSLSNVIIWSLPYPPNDPVFQAKRKAYDDPFWGVDVPYMLLRLRQGVGRLIRTHEDRGIVSIFVTDDEDKRVIEAIKEVLPTKVREE; translated from the coding sequence AAAAAAACGAAAATTTTTTTGATAAACTAGGAGAATGGATTGGCGATGTCTTTTACGACATTTTGCCAGAAGCAGGGTTTGAGCTGCGCGATGAACAAATATATATGGCGTTTCAGCTTGAACGCGCATTTCGAGAGAAAAAAGTAATGTTTGCGGAAGCGGGAGTCGGCACCGGAAAAACGATCGTTTATTTGCTTTATGCGATTTGCTACGCCCGTTATACCGGGAAGCCTGCCATTATTGCCTGTGCTGACGAAACGCTCATTGAACAGCTTGTAAAAAAAGAAGGAGATATTGCGAAATTATCGAATGTGCTAGGTTTGCAGATTGACGTCCGTTTAGCGAAATCCCCAGATCAATATTTATGTTTAAATAAACTCGATGAAATCGTCATGTATGATGACAAAGATATCGAGCTTTACGAACAAATTTACGACGAGCTTCCGGCATTTGTTCATGATAATAAGCCGCTGCAAGCGTTCTATCATTATGGCGATCGCAAAGAATACGCCCATTTAAGCGATGAACAATGGCAAAAAATCGCGTGGGACCCGTTCCAAGACTGCTTTACGTGCGAAAAGCGCCATCGCTGCGGGCAAACATTATCGCGGGAATATTACCGGAAAGCGACTGATTTAATCGTCTGTTCGCACGACTTTTACATGGAACATGTTTGGACGTATGAAGCGCGTAAACGCGAAGGGCAGCTCCCACTTTTGCCAGAGGCAAGCTGCGTCGTCTTTGATGAAGGGCATTTACTAGAGTTTGCGGCGCAAAAAGCGTTAACCTACCGGATGAAAGAAACGACGCTGGAAACGCTGCTGACGCGGCTGTTGGAAAACGATATCCGCGAAGAGCTTGCTTATTTGATCGAAGAAACGTTGCAAGTAAGCGTACGATTTTTTGATGAGCTGAAAACATGTTCCAAAGAAGTGGCCGGTTCGAACCGCCAAGAAATTTCATTTTCGCCGAAATTGCTTCGCCTCGCCAAACAATTGCATGCGAAAATTGTTGAGATTGGCAATGAGCTTGTGTTTGAAAGTGAAACGTATACGATTGACCATTATCAATTAAACATTGTCGATGAATATTTAGATCAAATTGAATACTCGCTGGATTTATTTATGAATAACGCCGATGCCATTACATGGCTGGAGTCGTCCCGTCAGGAAACGACCCTTGTTGTTATGCCGCGCACCGTGCAGGAAGTATTACGAGAAAAAGTGTTTAGCAAGCGCATTCCATTTATTTTTTCCTCTGCCACACTATCAAACCGCAAATCGTTTCAATATATTGCAGAAAGCCTTGGAATTGATGAGTATTTATCGTTTAGCGTAGAATCGCCGTTTGATTACGACAACCAAATGACGATTTTTATGCCGACGTTTGCGAATGATGAAAACTTATTTTCACAAAAATATGAGTATGCGTTGCGCAAAATTCGCGAAACAGAAGGACGAGCGCTTATTTTGTTCCCGTCAAGACAAGAGTTGCAGCAATTTAAAGAACTAGCGAGCGGCGAGAAACAATTCACCTTTTTGTTTGAAGGGGACAAAGAAATTAGTGAACTCGTCGCGACATTCCAAGCAAATGAAGAAACGATATTATGCTCGGAACATTTATGGGAAGGGTTGGATATTCCGGGCCCGTCGCTATCGAACGTCATTATTTGGTCGCTTCCATATCCGCCGAATGATCCGGTATTTCAGGCGAAGCGAAAGGCGTATGACGACCCGTTTTGGGGTGTCGATGTGCCGTATATGTTATTAAGGCTCCGCCAAGGAGTGGGCCGCTTGATCCGCACGCATGAAGACCGCGGCATCGTATCGATTTTTGTGACAGATGATGAGGACAAGCGAGTGATCGAAGCAATTAAGGAGGTACTGCCGACAAAAGTGAGGGAAGAATAA